The following are encoded in a window of Caldicellulosiruptor danielii genomic DNA:
- a CDS encoding amidase domain-containing protein — MSNSIAYADLYFLKNSEEDNIKNIIESFYNTQYDAYLQMEYKDITPYLDMTKIQNQNKVIALKNLTARRKYIYQKGYCYIEKRRFPLEFNYKAIDINGNQASVILEIKLDGQNAYPPFICGGENIFKLIKMENNWKITGHDYEDLSFYEISKEKLIREFQLKELAEMIDKEFSPDLKKEYRNFSDVELKSNVGILSLPAVNHYYSTSRAVEYANKYVFNRNTKFYDATSGGGDCTNFASQVLWYGFGANDTMNDILNKVMMVPGSYEEGWYAGPGGGSRNWENVEAFWSYMTSYKSIDTPGPRAVVVDSINSLDNGGIMQIDFSNDGKFEHAVILVDKTTLKFAQHTPNTYRYYQEYTGAKRFFNPYYFREIE; from the coding sequence ATGTCAAATTCCATTGCCTATGCAGACTTATATTTTTTAAAAAACTCTGAAGAAGATAACATAAAAAACATTATCGAATCTTTTTACAATACTCAGTACGATGCATATTTACAAATGGAATATAAGGATATAACACCTTACCTTGATATGACTAAAATACAAAATCAAAACAAAGTAATAGCTCTGAAAAATTTAACAGCAAGAAGAAAGTATATTTATCAAAAAGGTTATTGTTACATCGAAAAGAGACGATTTCCATTAGAGTTCAATTACAAAGCTATTGATATAAACGGTAATCAAGCAAGCGTCATATTAGAAATAAAATTAGATGGACAGAATGCTTATCCACCTTTTATTTGTGGTGGCGAAAATATATTTAAGTTAATAAAAATGGAAAATAACTGGAAAATTACAGGACATGATTACGAAGATCTAAGTTTCTACGAAATTTCAAAAGAAAAATTAATAAGAGAATTTCAACTAAAAGAATTAGCTGAAATGATTGATAAAGAATTTTCTCCTGATTTGAAAAAAGAATATAGAAACTTCAGTGATGTTGAATTGAAAAGCAATGTTGGAATTCTCAGTTTGCCAGCGGTAAATCATTATTATAGTACATCAAGGGCTGTTGAATATGCAAACAAATACGTATTTAACCGTAATACCAAGTTTTATGATGCAACCTCTGGAGGAGGAGATTGTACAAATTTTGCCTCTCAAGTTTTGTGGTATGGATTTGGAGCAAATGATACTATGAACGATATATTAAACAAAGTGATGATGGTTCCTGGTTCATACGAAGAAGGGTGGTATGCCGGTCCTGGTGGAGGCTCACGAAATTGGGAGAATGTTGAAGCTTTCTGGAGTTATATGACAAGCTATAAATCTATTGACACACCTGGTCCACGCGCTGTTGTAGTAGACAGTATAAATTCATTAGATAATGGTGGAATAATGCAAATTGATTTTTCTAATGACGGAAAATTTGAGCATGCAGTAATTCTTGTAGATAAAACTACCTTGAAATTTGCTCAGCATACACCAAATACCTATCGTTATTATCAAGAATACACAGGCGCAAAAAGATTTTTCAACCCATATTATTTTAGAGAAATAGAATAA